Proteins co-encoded in one Vibrio aquimaris genomic window:
- a CDS encoding isoprenyl transferase: protein MHNIQLSSELLPKHIAIIMDGNGRWAKTQGKPRVFGHKNGVSAVRKTISTSAKLGIKAITLFAFSSENWRRPEDEVGVLMELFITVLSTEVKKLHKNNLRLRVIGDKSRFNPRLQTKIAQAEALTENNTGMVINIAANYGGKWDIVEATKSISAKVARGEIDASDVNEELITSHLTMADLPEVDLLIRTSGECRISNFMLWQMAYAEMYFTPTYWPEFNEDSLIEAITWFVNRERRFGCTDEQVEELIESD, encoded by the coding sequence ATGCATAACATTCAACTATCTTCAGAACTACTTCCCAAGCATATTGCTATCATTATGGATGGTAATGGTCGCTGGGCAAAAACGCAGGGAAAACCCCGCGTGTTCGGCCATAAAAATGGTGTGTCTGCGGTAAGAAAAACTATTTCTACATCTGCAAAATTAGGTATTAAAGCCATTACTTTGTTTGCGTTTAGCAGTGAAAACTGGCGCAGACCAGAGGACGAAGTCGGTGTGTTAATGGAGTTATTCATCACCGTTTTGTCTACGGAAGTTAAGAAGCTTCATAAGAACAATCTACGTCTGCGTGTTATCGGTGATAAAAGTCGATTTAACCCAAGGTTACAAACAAAGATAGCTCAAGCCGAAGCTCTGACTGAAAATAACACTGGAATGGTTATTAACATAGCCGCTAATTACGGCGGTAAATGGGATATTGTCGAGGCGACGAAAAGTATTTCTGCGAAAGTAGCACGTGGTGAAATTGATGCTAGTGACGTTAATGAAGAGCTGATTACGTCTCATCTGACCATGGCGGATCTCCCAGAAGTTGACTTATTAATACGAACAAGTGGCGAATGTCGTATCAGTAACTTCATGCTTTGGCAGATGGCTTATGCGGAAATGTATTTTACGCCGACATATTGGCCGGAGTTCAATGAAGATAGTTTAATTGAAGCAATTACATGGTTTGTTAATCGGGAGAGGCGCTTTGGTTGCACCGACGAACAGGTTGAAGAACTGATCGAAAGCGATTAA
- the ispC gene encoding 1-deoxy-D-xylulose-5-phosphate reductoisomerase, with protein MRKLTILGATGSIGHSTLKVVEHNPSEFDIVALVAGTNVDKMRQLCQKWQPKYAVMACEESAGTLSSHIQRLKLPTQVLSGPEAITHVASFDEVDTVMSAIVGAVGLVPTMAAVKAGKRVLLANKEALVMSGKLFMDAVKEYNAELMPVDSEHNAIFQCLPESIQTHLGDCDLVQHGIQHITLTGSGGPFRYSDLSALSQVTPEQAIVHPNWSMGPKISVDSASMMNKGLEYIEAKWLFNTSREQLKVLIHPQSVIHSMVQYKDGSLLAQMGNPDMATPISYTLSYPDRVPAGVPPLDFAQISQLTFLEPDYQRYPCLKLAIDACYEGQHATTALNAANEIAVDSFLSHKLKFTDIAVVNERVAHFICGKSSEADCNSLESIIELDRMARALAVETIKECSA; from the coding sequence ATGCGTAAGTTGACAATTTTAGGTGCAACAGGTTCGATTGGTCATAGCACTTTAAAAGTCGTTGAGCACAATCCATCTGAGTTTGATATTGTTGCATTGGTTGCGGGAACAAACGTCGATAAAATGCGCCAACTATGTCAAAAATGGCAGCCTAAATATGCTGTGATGGCCTGTGAAGAGTCGGCTGGTACATTGAGCTCCCACATCCAAAGGTTAAAACTCCCTACACAAGTACTATCTGGACCCGAGGCTATTACTCATGTTGCTTCTTTTGATGAAGTCGACACAGTTATGTCTGCGATTGTTGGTGCTGTTGGCCTTGTTCCAACCATGGCTGCTGTTAAAGCGGGTAAACGTGTTTTATTGGCTAACAAAGAAGCGTTAGTCATGTCTGGTAAATTGTTCATGGACGCAGTGAAAGAATACAACGCAGAGCTTATGCCTGTCGATAGTGAGCATAATGCAATTTTCCAGTGCCTCCCCGAGTCTATTCAGACTCATTTAGGGGATTGTGATTTAGTCCAGCATGGAATTCAGCACATTACACTTACAGGTTCTGGAGGTCCATTTCGTTACTCTGACCTTAGTGCATTGTCACAAGTCACTCCTGAACAAGCGATAGTACATCCTAATTGGTCTATGGGACCTAAAATTTCAGTCGATTCGGCCAGTATGATGAACAAAGGCTTAGAGTACATAGAAGCTAAATGGCTTTTTAATACCAGTCGAGAACAGCTCAAGGTTCTAATCCATCCTCAATCAGTGATTCATTCTATGGTGCAGTATAAAGATGGTTCTTTACTTGCACAGATGGGCAATCCCGATATGGCAACCCCTATATCTTATACCCTCTCTTATCCTGATAGAGTTCCAGCTGGTGTACCGCCCCTTGATTTCGCTCAAATCAGCCAGTTGACCTTTCTTGAACCCGACTACCAGAGATACCCATGCTTGAAGCTTGCGATAGACGCTTGCTACGAAGGACAACATGCAACGACGGCGCTTAATGCAGCTAATGAAATTGCCGTTGATTCGTTTCTTTCACACAAGTTAAAGTTTACCGATATTGCTGTCGTTAATGAGCGAGTCGCACATTTTATTTGTGGCAAGAGCAGCGAAGCAGATTGTAATAGCTTGGAAAGTATCATTGAGCTAGATAGAATGGCACGAGCCTTAGCTGTCGAGACAATTAAAGAGTGTTCAGCATGA
- the pyrH gene encoding UMP kinase, which produces MTTNPKPAYQRILLKLSGEALQGEEGFGIDPAILDRMAQEVKELVELGVQVGVVIGGGNLFRGAGLAEAGMNRVVGDHMGMLATVMNGLAMRDALHRAYVNARVMSAIPLKGVCDDYNWADAIRELRQGRVVIFSAGTGNPFFTTDSAACLRGIEIEADVVLKATKVDGVFTADPVANPDAELYDKLAYSEVLDKELKVMDLAAFTLARDHKMPIRVFNMNKPGALRRVVMGEAEGTLISTAE; this is translated from the coding sequence ATGACGACAAACCCTAAACCAGCGTATCAACGTATTCTGTTAAAACTGAGTGGTGAAGCTCTTCAAGGTGAAGAGGGTTTTGGTATCGACCCTGCGATTCTTGATCGTATGGCTCAAGAAGTGAAAGAACTGGTAGAGCTTGGAGTGCAAGTAGGGGTGGTGATCGGAGGAGGCAATCTTTTCCGAGGTGCAGGGCTTGCTGAAGCTGGGATGAACCGTGTTGTGGGTGATCATATGGGGATGCTTGCAACCGTAATGAACGGCCTTGCCATGCGAGACGCTCTACATCGTGCTTATGTTAATGCTCGTGTTATGTCTGCCATACCTCTGAAAGGCGTCTGTGACGATTACAACTGGGCTGATGCTATTCGTGAATTGCGTCAAGGGCGAGTGGTTATATTCTCAGCCGGTACTGGGAATCCATTTTTTACGACTGACTCTGCTGCCTGTTTACGTGGCATAGAAATTGAGGCCGATGTGGTTTTAAAAGCGACTAAAGTTGACGGTGTATTTACCGCTGACCCTGTAGCTAATCCTGATGCAGAGTTGTATGATAAGCTGGCATATTCAGAAGTTCTTGATAAAGAACTAAAAGTGATGGATTTAGCAGCATTTACATTAGCTCGTGATCACAAAATGCCTATTCGTGTCTTCAACATGAATAAGCCTGGTGCACTTCGCCGAGTGGTTATGGGTGAAGCTGAAGGTACTTTGATTAGTACTGCTGAATAA
- the rseP gene encoding sigma E protease regulator RseP produces the protein MTDILWNFASFLIALGILVAVHEYGHFWVARRCGVKVEKFSIGFGKSIWSKTGQDGTEYSLSIIPLGGYVKMLDGRVDDVLPEQKGQAFDTQPLWKRTSIVAAGPAFNFLFAVFAYWLVFLIGVPAVKPVIGQIEPDSIAARAGLESNLELKSVSGVKTPDWESVNMGLISHIGDNQVTLTVAPANEYGAEEVKTLDLTDWSFDPEVESAMSSLGFKPFTPEVSTRLSSVTSGGAGDAAGLQPEDKLLWANDLALSDWKQVVDLVQNHPNQVIDLTVERNGETIDLTLVPENRTLSNGRVIGFAGIAPQVAEWPENYRFDLQFGVFESVGKAIEKTGQVIGLTISMLKKLIVGDVGLNNLSGPISIAKGAGTTADYGLVYFLGFLALISVNLGIINLVPLPMLDGGHLMFFAVEAVTRRPVPERVQDMGYRIGGAIIFSLMALAIFNDFARL, from the coding sequence ATGACAGATATCTTATGGAATTTTGCCTCCTTTCTTATTGCCCTTGGCATCTTAGTTGCGGTACATGAGTACGGGCACTTCTGGGTAGCGCGCCGTTGTGGTGTGAAAGTAGAAAAATTCTCCATTGGTTTTGGTAAATCAATTTGGAGCAAAACTGGTCAAGATGGCACTGAGTATAGCCTTTCAATAATACCATTGGGCGGTTATGTTAAAATGCTCGATGGCCGAGTAGATGACGTTCTACCAGAGCAAAAGGGACAAGCATTTGATACTCAGCCTTTGTGGAAAAGGACGTCGATAGTAGCTGCTGGCCCCGCATTTAACTTTTTGTTTGCTGTATTTGCGTATTGGCTTGTTTTTTTAATAGGTGTGCCTGCTGTTAAGCCTGTTATTGGTCAAATTGAACCCGATTCAATTGCTGCTCGAGCTGGTTTAGAATCGAATTTGGAACTTAAATCTGTCTCTGGCGTCAAAACACCGGATTGGGAATCGGTAAATATGGGGTTGATTTCCCACATCGGTGATAACCAAGTGACTTTAACGGTTGCGCCGGCTAATGAGTATGGTGCCGAAGAGGTAAAAACATTAGATTTGACGGATTGGAGCTTTGATCCAGAAGTTGAATCAGCCATGTCCTCCTTGGGCTTTAAGCCTTTTACACCCGAGGTTTCAACTCGCTTATCCTCAGTTACCTCTGGGGGAGCTGGCGATGCTGCAGGTTTGCAACCCGAAGACAAATTATTATGGGCTAATGATCTTGCTCTAAGTGATTGGAAGCAGGTGGTTGATTTGGTGCAGAATCATCCCAATCAGGTGATTGATCTAACCGTTGAACGTAATGGTGAGACCATAGATTTGACCTTAGTACCAGAAAACCGAACTCTGTCTAATGGTAGGGTTATAGGGTTTGCTGGTATTGCCCCTCAAGTCGCAGAATGGCCTGAAAACTATCGCTTCGACTTACAATTTGGTGTATTTGAGTCAGTCGGAAAAGCAATTGAAAAAACAGGGCAGGTGATAGGTCTGACTATCAGTATGTTGAAAAAATTAATTGTTGGAGATGTGGGTTTAAATAATCTCAGTGGGCCTATTTCAATTGCAAAAGGTGCGGGTACGACAGCTGATTACGGCTTGGTATATTTTCTTGGTTTCTTAGCTTTGATTAGTGTTAATTTAGGTATTATCAACCTTGTGCCCCTACCCATGTTAGACGGCGGACACTTAATGTTTTTTGCCGTTGAAGCGGTGACCAGACGTCCAGTTCCTGAGCGGGTTCAAGATATGGGCTACCGTATTGGCGGAGCGATTATTTTTTCTCTCATGGCATTGGCAATATTTAATGATTTTGCTCGTTTATAG
- the frr gene encoding ribosome recycling factor, translated as MINEIKQDAQERMEKSVEALKNNLSKVRTGRAHPSLLSGISVEYYGAPTPLNQVANVVAEDARTLAITVFDKELAPKVEKAIMMSDLGLNPMSAGTIIRVPLPPLTEERRKDLVKIVRGEAEGGRVAIRNIRRDANGELKSLLKDKEISEDEDRKAQDEIQKITDAAVKKVDEALASKEKELMEV; from the coding sequence GTGATTAATGAAATCAAACAAGACGCTCAAGAGCGTATGGAAAAAAGCGTAGAAGCGCTAAAAAATAACCTTTCGAAAGTTCGTACAGGTCGCGCTCATCCGAGCCTACTCTCTGGAATCTCAGTCGAGTACTATGGTGCTCCAACACCACTAAACCAAGTTGCTAATGTTGTTGCTGAAGATGCTCGAACTCTAGCCATTACTGTTTTTGATAAAGAGCTTGCACCCAAGGTGGAAAAAGCCATCATGATGTCAGATCTAGGACTCAATCCGATGTCAGCCGGAACCATCATCCGTGTACCACTTCCACCGTTGACAGAAGAGCGACGTAAGGACCTGGTTAAAATCGTACGTGGTGAAGCTGAGGGCGGACGAGTGGCTATTCGTAATATTCGTCGTGATGCCAATGGTGAACTAAAGTCCTTGCTCAAAGACAAAGAAATTTCTGAAGATGAAGATCGCAAAGCGCAAGATGAGATTCAAAAAATCACTGATGCAGCGGTTAAAAAAGTAGACGAAGCGCTCGCATCAAAAGAAAAAGAACTTATGGAAGTTTAA
- a CDS encoding phosphatidate cytidylyltransferase — translation MKQRIITALILAPAVILGIFKLPLAIFMLAVATVTVIGYWEWTQFVESKTRLLALTPSIFISAISLAFIPFDARSLSLMTDVHIAVLSVGSIWWIISSGLVLSFPRSAKLWQHSNVLRHVFGVLTLLPFFWSILLLRAEGIYEDSYHGAKLVLFVCFIVWAADSGAYFCGKSFGRRKMAPHVSPNKTIEGLIGGIATAIFVGWGTAVWFDIEFSSSFSMVFITLITVVISVLGDLVESMFKRVSGIKDSGNILPGHGGILDRVDSLTAAFPVFALLYFIF, via the coding sequence TTGAAACAACGAATTATCACAGCTCTAATTCTTGCCCCTGCTGTTATTCTTGGTATTTTCAAGTTACCGTTAGCTATATTCATGCTAGCTGTAGCGACAGTAACTGTAATCGGTTATTGGGAGTGGACCCAATTTGTTGAGTCCAAAACACGCCTTTTGGCATTGACTCCGAGTATTTTTATTAGCGCTATTTCCTTAGCTTTTATTCCTTTTGATGCCAGAAGTCTAAGTTTGATGACTGACGTGCATATCGCTGTGCTTTCAGTTGGAAGTATTTGGTGGATTATTTCTAGCGGCTTAGTACTGTCTTTTCCTCGTTCAGCCAAGCTTTGGCAACATTCCAATGTGCTCAGGCATGTATTTGGTGTTTTGACTCTTTTACCGTTTTTTTGGAGCATCTTATTACTCAGGGCTGAAGGGATATACGAGGATAGCTACCACGGTGCTAAACTCGTGCTCTTTGTATGCTTTATTGTCTGGGCTGCAGATAGCGGCGCTTATTTTTGCGGTAAGAGCTTTGGTCGCCGAAAAATGGCTCCTCATGTTAGCCCGAACAAAACCATTGAAGGCCTGATCGGAGGAATTGCGACTGCAATTTTTGTCGGCTGGGGAACGGCTGTTTGGTTTGATATTGAGTTTAGCAGTTCCTTCTCTATGGTGTTCATTACATTAATCACAGTGGTAATCAGTGTACTAGGTGACCTTGTCGAGAGTATGTTTAAACGAGTTTCAGGCATAAAAGATAGCGGTAATATTCTACCTGGGCATGGTGGAATATTGGATAGGGTCGATAGTTTGACAGCCGCTTTTCCTGTATTCGCACTTCTTTATTTCATTTTCTAA